From one uncultured Paludibacter sp. genomic stretch:
- a CDS encoding Translation factor SUA5: MLIKIYEENPNINQIRHVAEVLRNGGVIIFPTDTVYAFGCDIYNQSGVEFISKLKEKDIRKANLSVVCFEISQVSEYAKMDDTAFKMMKKNLPGPFTFILNGSNKLPKIFKNKKTVGIRMPKNAIALELVRELGNPIMTSSIFTDDETTEYITDPELIEEKYGRQVSLVIDGGSGGLIHSTIIDCTGEEPEIVREGAGELT; encoded by the coding sequence GTGCTGATAAAGATTTACGAAGAAAATCCGAATATAAACCAAATACGTCACGTAGCCGAAGTGCTGCGTAACGGCGGAGTGATTATTTTTCCAACGGACACGGTATATGCTTTTGGTTGTGATATTTACAATCAATCAGGTGTTGAATTTATTTCAAAGTTAAAAGAAAAAGACATTCGAAAAGCAAACTTATCGGTTGTTTGTTTCGAAATAAGCCAAGTAAGCGAGTATGCCAAAATGGACGATACCGCTTTCAAAATGATGAAAAAAAATCTTCCCGGTCCTTTTACCTTTATTTTAAATGGCAGCAACAAACTCCCCAAAATTTTCAAAAATAAAAAAACGGTAGGAATTCGTATGCCAAAAAATGCTATCGCTTTGGAACTTGTGCGCGAACTTGGTAATCCTATTATGACAAGTTCCATTTTTACCGACGATGAAACTACCGAATACATCACCGACCCTGAATTAATTGAAGAAAAATACGGCAGACAAGTCTCATTAGTTATTGATGGCGGTTCCGGTGGTTTAATTCATTCAACAATAATTGATTGTACCGGGGAAGAACCTGAAATTGTACGCGAAGGTGCGGGAGAACTTACTTAA